Proteins from one Elgaria multicarinata webbii isolate HBS135686 ecotype San Diego chromosome 3, rElgMul1.1.pri, whole genome shotgun sequence genomic window:
- the LRRC8E gene encoding volume-regulated anion channel subunit LRRC8E, whose amino-acid sequence MIPVAEFKHFTDQQPAFKVLKPWWDVLAEYITIAMLMIGVFGCTLQALQDKIICLPSHAPNGTALTDVTCEDFTKKRIIESVKSPAYREMHGLKNNLDIQQYSYINQMCYETALHWYAKYFPYLVIIHTLIFMVCASFWFKYPGTSSKIEHFIAILSKCFDSPWTTRAISEVSVEENGSSGKADRRRKSSAPTELIELSPAGGSVAEKKVAESATASLLDKKEGEQAKALFEKVKKFRLHVEKGDILYTMYIRQTVLKVCKFLIIIVYNAVLVRNINFVVPCSIEMEDMTGYDHFCCNHTKAHLFSKLAICYICFLGIYGMTCFYTLYWLFHRPLKEYSFNFARKETGISDIPDVKNDFAFMLHLIDQYDSLYSKRFAVFLSEVSEFKLKQLNLSHEWTADKLRQKLQKNAHGRLELHLFMLPGLPDTIFELTEVEALKLELLKDVTFPTSVTQLVNLQELTLINCPAKLSFTSLMFFREHLKVMLVKFDDVKDIPVWTYNLRGLEELHILGHFNLEMGRVGTLECLRELKNLKVLTLHSNISKLPPSVTDVAAHLQKLRIHNDGTKLMTVNNLKKLFSVQEVKLINCNLERIPHAVFSLVNLQELDLRDNQLNTIEEVISFQHCRKLACLKLWYNHIASIPEHIRKLKSLEQLDLSHNRIEAFPSQLCSCSKVTFLDLSHNKIQVIPSEIGSLEHLQYFAISHNAVKELPDEIFKCKKLKILKAGHNRLHQLSNYLSSLPLLSRLELKGNPLEALPPGIGQCPVLRHSGLVVESHLYEALPPEVREKMEEE is encoded by the exons ATGATCCCGGTAGCCGAATTCAAGCACTTCACGGACCAGCAGCCTGCTTTCAAGGTTCTCAAGCCATGGTGGGATGTGTTGGCTGAGTACATCACCATAGCCATGCTGATGATAGGTGTTTTCGGCTGCACACTGCAA GCGCTACAAGATAAGATTATCTGCCTCCCCAGCCATGCTCCCAATGGTACAGCCCTCACTGATGTAACTTGTGAAGATTTCACCAAGAAGAGAATCATTGAATCGGTCAAGTCCCCTGCCTACCGGGAAATGCATGGGTTAAAGAACAACTTAGACATCCAACAGTACAGCTACATAAATCAGATGTGCTATGAGACAGCCCTCCACTGGTACGCCAAGTACTTCCCCTACCTGGTTATCATCCACACCCTCATCTTCATGGTGTGTGCCTCTTTCTGGTTCAAATATCCGGGGACCAGCTCTAAGATTGAACATTTTATTGCCATTCTGAGCAAGTGCTTTGACTCACCCTGGACTACTCGAGCCATTTCAGAAGTCTCTGTGGAAGAGAATGGAAGCTCAGGGAAGGCAGATCGGAGAAGGAAAAGTAGTGCTCCCACTGAGTTAATTGAGCTTTCCCCCGCAGGGGGATCAGTGGcggagaagaaggttgcagagtCCGCCACCGCTAGCCTGCTGGACAAAAAGGAAGGTGAGCAGGCCAAGGCACTCTTTGAAAAGGTGAAGAAGTTCCGGCTCCACGTAGAAAAAGGGGACATCCTTTATACCATGTACATCCGCCAAACTGTTCTTAAAGTCTGCAAGTTTCTAATCATTATTGTCTACAATGCAGTCCTGGTTCGCAATATCAACTTTGTAGTACCATGCAGTATTGAGATGGAGGACATGACTGGCTATGACCATTTCTGCTGCAATCACACCAAAGCCCACCTCTTCTCTAAGTTGGCTATCTGCTACATCTGCTTTCTTGGCATATATGGCATGACCTGTTTCTACACTCTTTACTGGCTCTTCCACCGGCCTCTCAAGGAGTACTCTTTCAACTTTGCGCGCAAGGAAACAGGCATCAGCGACATCCCAGATGTCAAGAACGACTTTGCTTTCATGCTCCATCTCATTGACCAGTATGATTCCCTCTACTCCAAGCGCTTTGCTGTGTTCCTCTCTGAGGTCAGTGAGTTCAAGCTCAAGCAGCTCAACCTCAGTCATGAGTGGACAGCAGATAAGCTGCGGCAGAAGCTTCAGAAGAATGCTCATGGCCGGCTGGAGCTCCATCTCTTCATGCTACCTGGATTGCCTGACACCATCTTTGAGCTGACTGAGGTGGAGGCCCTGAAGCTGGAGCTCCTCAAAGATGTTACTTTCCCAACCTCAGTGACTCAGTTGGTCAACCTCCAAGAGCTAACACTGATCAACTGCCCTGCTAAGCTGTCTTTTACTTCGCTGATGTTCTTCCGTGAACACCTGAAGGTGATGCTTGTGAAGTTTGATGATGTAAAAGACATACCTGTTTGGACTTACAACTTGAGAGGCTTGGAAGAGTTGCACATCTTGGGACATTTCAACCTGGAGATGGGCCGGGTGGGAACTTTGGAATGCCTGCGTGAGCTCAAGAACCTGAAGGTCCTGACACTGCATAGCAATATCTCCAAGCTGCCACCCAGCGTGACTGATGTTGCTGCTCATCTGCAGAAGCTCAGGATCCACAATGATGGGACTAAGCTGATGACTGTCAACAACCTCAAGAAGCTCTTTTCTGTGCAAGAAGTGAAGCTGATCAACTGTAACCTGGAGCGCATCCCCCATGCTGTCTTCAGTCTGGTGAACCTCCAGGAGCTGGACCTGCGGGACAACCAGCTGAATACCATTGAGGAGGTTATCAGCTTTCAGCATTGCCGCAAGCTAGCATGCCTCAAACTTTGGTACAACCACATTGCCAGCATCCCAGAACACATCCGCAAGCTCAAGAGCTTAGAACAACTTGACCTCAGCCATAACCGCATTGAGGCCTTCCCTAGCCAACTCTGCTCATGCAGTAAGGTGACCTTTTTGGACCTTTCCCACAATAAAATCCAGGTCATACCTTCCGAGATAGGATCTCTAGAACACCTTCAGTATTTTGCCATTTCTCACAATGCCGTCAAGGAACTGCCAGATGAAATCTTCAAATGCAAAAAACTCAAGATCctcaaagcaggacacaacagATTGCACCAGCTCTCTAACTATCTGTCATCGCTGCCTTTGCTCTCCAGGCTAGAGTTAAAAGGGAACCCGCTTGAGGCTCTGCCCCCGGGCATTGGCCAATGCCCAGTCCTCAGGCATAGTGGCCTGGTGGTGGAGAGCCACCTTTATGAGGCATTGCCTCCAGAGGTGAGGGAGAAAATGGAGGAGGAATGA